A single genomic interval of Lathyrus oleraceus cultivar Zhongwan6 chromosome 7, CAAS_Psat_ZW6_1.0, whole genome shotgun sequence harbors:
- the LOC127105546 gene encoding uncharacterized protein LOC127105546: MAGTATGCYKCGKPGHWSRDCPFSAPDSNPNPNPNPNSNAADLPPSSSFNPSGPRSAIEKPKKIPRTRPKLTPELLLSDDGLGYVLRYFPRSFKYHGRGHEVRDLGNLIELYSEWHSRLLPYYPFNQFVHKVEQVAATRRVKTSLRELRERVANGGDPSKLHEPPGVQNIPVAEQENGEVTHQDNEMFDEPENVIDIQEDMLNDIYDQATEEPSQPMQNVIGTSTDPKSSAIEKTSNEAPNNGGSLSSNAEITAEQRARMEANRLKAIEKKSNEVPNNGASLSSNAEITEEQRARMEANRLKALERRAARASLSQAS; this comes from the exons ATGGCAGGAACTGCAACAGGGTGTTACAAGTGTGGCAAACCAGGTCACTGGTCACGCGACTGCCCTTTCTCCGCTCCCGATTCAAATCCAAACCCTAACCCTAATCCTAACTCCAACGCCGCCGATCTTCCTCCTTCCTCTTCCTTCAACCCTTCCGGCCCTAGATCCGCCATCGAGAAGCCCAAAAAAATCCCCCGTACCCGCCCCAAACTCACCCCCGAACTTCTTCTCTCCGACGACGGCCTCGGTTACGTTCTTCGCTATTTCCCTCGCTCCTTCAAATACCACGGTCGCGGCCACGAG GTTCGTGATTTGGGGAACCTGATTGAATTGTACTCTGAATGGCACTCTCGTCTGCTCCCTTATTACCCCTTCAATCAATTTGTTCACAAAGTTGAGCAAGTTGCTGCTACAAGGCGTGTTAAG ACGAGCCTTAGAGAATTGAGAGAAAGAGTTGCAAATGGTGGGGATCCATCAAAATTGCACGAACCACCAGGTGTGCAAAACATCCCAGTTGCTGAGCAAG AAAATGGGGAAGTAACTCATCAAGATAATGAGATGTTTGATGAACCTGAAAATGTTATTGACATTCAAGAAGACATGCTCAATGATATATATGACCAAGCTACCGAA GAACCTTCTCAGCCCATGCAAAATGTGATTGGTACGAGTACAGATCCCAAAAGTAGTGCAATTGAAAAGACATCAAATGAAGCCCCGAACAACGGAGGCAGTCTGTCCAGCAATGCTGAGATAACAGCAGAGCAACGAGCCCGAATGGAAGCAAATAGGTTGAAGGCAATAGAAAAGAAATCAAATGAAGTCCCAAATAATGGAGCCAGTCTGTCCAGCAATGCTGAGATAACAGAAGAGCAGAGAGCCCGAATGGAAGCAAATAGGTTGAAGGCACTAGAAAGGCGCGCGGCTAGAGCCAGCTTATCACAGGCTTCCTAG